A genome region from candidate division KSB1 bacterium includes the following:
- a CDS encoding VWA domain-containing protein produces MLRFANPEFLLLLLAVPAMIYGYIRRHRAREGGATLRYSNLGLVKKAGSTARKKYRHSLFVFRVLTVIFLVIVLARPQSGQKETEVHTEGVDIILAMDISSSMRAEDFKPKNRLEAAKIVATDFIQGRQNDRIGLVVFAAQSFTQCPLTLDYGILLQFLEKIEIGLIDDGTAIGMALGNCVNRLRNSKAKSKVIILLTDGRNNRGELDPQTAAKVAEAYNLKIYTIGVGKRGEALYPVQDPVFGKRYVRMPVQIDEELLEKIASTTGGRYFRATDKTSLEQIFDEIDQLEKTKIEVKEYTRYRELFIPFLLAALGLILLEIVLANTVFRKIP; encoded by the coding sequence ATGCTTAGGTTCGCGAATCCCGAATTTCTGCTTTTGCTCCTGGCCGTGCCTGCAATGATTTACGGGTATATCCGGCGGCACCGAGCGCGCGAGGGCGGGGCCACATTGCGGTATTCAAATCTGGGACTGGTGAAAAAGGCCGGTTCCACAGCGCGGAAAAAATACCGGCACAGTTTGTTTGTGTTTCGGGTGCTAACTGTTATTTTTTTGGTGATTGTTCTGGCGCGTCCGCAATCCGGACAAAAAGAGACCGAGGTGCACACCGAAGGCGTTGATATTATTTTGGCCATGGATATTTCCAGCAGTATGCGGGCAGAGGATTTCAAACCGAAAAACCGTCTGGAAGCCGCCAAGATTGTGGCCACGGATTTTATTCAGGGCCGCCAAAACGATCGGATCGGTTTGGTGGTGTTTGCCGCGCAGAGTTTTACCCAGTGTCCCCTGACGCTCGATTACGGTATTCTTTTACAATTTCTGGAAAAAATCGAGATCGGTCTGATCGATGACGGTACGGCCATCGGTATGGCGCTGGGCAATTGCGTCAACCGGCTGCGCAACAGCAAGGCAAAAAGCAAGGTTATTATTCTATTGACGGACGGGCGCAACAACCGCGGTGAACTGGATCCGCAGACGGCGGCCAAAGTGGCTGAAGCGTATAATCTCAAAATCTATACGATCGGTGTGGGAAAGCGCGGTGAAGCTCTGTACCCGGTTCAGGATCCGGTGTTCGGCAAACGCTACGTGCGCATGCCCGTACAGATCGACGAAGAGCTGCTCGAAAAGATTGCATCGACCACCGGCGGCCGTTATTTCCGCGCCACCGATAAAACCAGTCTGGAACAGATTTTTGATGAGATTGATCAGCTGGAAAAAACCAAAATTGAGGTCAAGGAATATACCCGTTACCGCGAACTGTTCATTCCGTTCCTGCTCGCGGCGCTGGGTCTGATTCTTTTGGAAATTGTTTTGGCCAACACTGTTTTTCGAAAAATACCGTGA
- a CDS encoding VWA domain-containing protein: MLRFGNPTILHLLWLLPLLILFYLYAFRIKQRALARFGNPELLKKLMRNTSRKRQVTKISLILIAVCFMIFSLARPQIGTKVETVKREGIDILVAIDVSKSMLARDIQPSRLEKAKHEVESLIHRLEGDRIGLIAFAGVPFVQCPLTLDYGAASIFLDIMDPALIPTPGTAIGAAIEKAMQTFDQKERKHKVLILITDGEDHKGKALDIAKQAEREGIKIYAVGIGSPKGEPIPAATGSSGFEKDREGQVIITKLDEMTLEKIALQTGGKYFRATSGESELDRIYDDISKMEKKELGSLKYSQFEDRFQYLVIIALILLLVEFALSERVKVKREWRGRFM, from the coding sequence ATGCTTAGATTCGGAAATCCCACTATCTTGCACTTGCTCTGGCTGCTGCCGCTTTTAATTCTGTTTTACCTGTATGCGTTCAGGATCAAACAGCGGGCTCTGGCGCGCTTCGGAAACCCGGAATTGCTCAAAAAACTCATGCGCAATACCAGCAGAAAACGTCAGGTGACCAAAATCAGTTTGATTCTGATTGCTGTTTGCTTTATGATTTTTTCGCTGGCCCGGCCGCAGATCGGCACCAAAGTCGAAACCGTCAAGCGCGAAGGTATTGATATTCTGGTGGCGATTGACGTTTCCAAATCCATGTTGGCGCGGGATATCCAGCCGAGCCGATTGGAAAAGGCCAAGCACGAAGTGGAAAGCTTGATTCATCGTCTTGAAGGCGACCGCATCGGTTTGATTGCCTTTGCCGGTGTTCCCTTTGTGCAGTGTCCGCTGACTCTGGATTATGGCGCTGCAAGTATCTTTCTGGATATTATGGATCCGGCGCTGATCCCTACACCGGGAACCGCTATCGGCGCGGCTATTGAAAAAGCGATGCAGACGTTTGATCAGAAAGAACGCAAACACAAAGTGCTGATCCTGATTACAGACGGCGAAGATCACAAGGGCAAGGCATTGGATATTGCCAAGCAGGCAGAACGCGAAGGCATCAAGATTTATGCGGTGGGAATCGGTTCTCCCAAAGGCGAGCCCATTCCGGCAGCCACCGGCAGTTCCGGGTTTGAAAAAGACCGGGAAGGTCAGGTGATTATTACCAAACTTGATGAAATGACCCTTGAAAAAATTGCACTGCAGACCGGAGGTAAATATTTCAGGGCCACCAGCGGTGAGAGTGAACTGGATCGGATTTATGATGATATTTCAAAAATGGAAAAAAAGGAACTCGGATCACTGAAATATTCGCAATTTGAAGACCGGTTTCAATATCTTGTTATTATTGCATTGATATTACTTTTGGTTGAATTTGCACTGTCGGAGCGCGTCAAGGTCAAACGTGAGTGGCGCGGACGGTTTATGTAA
- a CDS encoding tetratricopeptide repeat protein, with the protein MIRYQKLFILCLVVFMAVSAGYGAQERKKVIQGNDLFEQEKYDAALDKYRDALTSNPESPLIEYNIGASEYRKQNMKPHWSSLKNL; encoded by the coding sequence ATGATACGATATCAAAAATTATTTATTCTGTGTCTGGTTGTGTTTATGGCTGTGTCTGCCGGTTATGGAGCCCAGGAGCGTAAAAAAGTGATCCAGGGCAATGACCTGTTTGAACAGGAGAAATATGACGCCGCACTGGATAAATACAGAGATGCATTAACCAGCAACCCGGAATCCCCGCTGATCGAGTACAATATCGGCGCTTCGGAATACCGTAAGCAAAATATGAAACCGCATTGGAGCAGTTTGAAAAATCTTTAA